The genomic stretch CTGAAGATCTGAATCAGCTGTGGACAGTGACGATCAAGAGAGCCATAGAATTCTTGTTTAAGGTTCTTCCCAACAACCCGGTTGAATTCTTCATACacctgaaaaaaaagaaaagataaaaaaattagttaatacCAGAGAactgtcaaaattaaacaactGTCAAGTTGTAAATATCACGTTTAGCAATACTCATTTCATTAATAAGTCATGCAAACATAGGCATTTCACTTTACCTGTCTTTCTCTAAACAGTGCAGGCCAACGCTGAAAAATTTGGCTAACAGGTGGCTTGTTAATCACAACATCCTGTCTTCTTAAAGAGAGAGTCATGTCCATCCTTTGATTGATAAAGACAGCATCAgggttttttttcttcatttcaTTGACCAATTGCTCTCTGAACATTTCAAGACTGGAGGCATCCTGCCCACTTGGAAGGTTTGGTAGGTAGTTGACCTCCCCTTTCCTAGGTTTTTTGATGTTCTTATTTGGTGGATCACTGCTAGTAGAGAATCTTCCTCTCTTCCCTGCATTAGCCATGACGTCTGTGTGTCCAAGGCTTCTCATTTTTGATCGGTAATTTCCCATTTTGTCTTTCAAACTGTTTGTCCACCCACAGTATCCAGAAGGAGATCCGGGTTCTTGAAGACAGGGGTGAGAATTCACCAATGCCTTTGCAACATCCCTTAGATTATCAGCAGTTGGGTATGCTTTGAAGGAGTAAATGGTCTCTGCAAGCTTCTGAAGAATGTCATGTTTCAATTCCTTTGTCATTTTTAGGTGCGTTCCATCCTTCAAGTAGATTAAATTTGCTTGACGCAGCCTATATTCAACATCAACAGAGAATTTTGGAGTCAAAAAGATATCAGGCCATGGCATTCTCTTTTCCTGGGGGGATTCGGTCAGTACTGTATCTGCAGTACTTGGAGTATCACTCGAAATATCACTTGATTCCTGCATTTCACCTGATGACAGTGACACCAATTCAATCACAGGAATGATCTTCACAGTCGGCTTCTGAGGGAGCTCTGACAATTCACTCAGATTGCAAAGTTCATTATCAAAATCGGGATCTCGAAACTGCAAGGTAAAGTTATAGTTCAGTCTCAGAGTGTTTTGGAGACAACTAATCAAATCTTCAACTGAGTCTGGTTTTGAAGTCAGTGTGACTTTTCTGATATCAGCTTCTGTAAGAATAACTCGCAAAGTCATGGTTTCTTGTAAAGCCATCTGGAAGGAAAGCACAAAGATGTTAATTTAGCAAAGAATAAAACGCTTCAATGTCACCATTAGTTTACCATGTACATTATAGGCTGACAGTGGAACAATATCATTCAGCTCTTCAAGCTGAAGCATGCAAAAAGAAGGCACATCTGGGCAGCAAAGCTCATAAGAACGAAGGTGCTCAAAATACCATGATGTCATGACTTTGCACACAAAATGTACCTCTGTGTTTACTGCCACAATGTGAGTAATTTGCTTGAAATCAGGTAGCCCTGAACATGATCCAGCTGAAAGTATCATGCCTGCCTTATAATCAATTCCATTAATGCAGACAGATGGTGCAACAAGAAGTGCTTGGGTTTGAGGGATTTTTTGATGAAGAGCTCTCTGAATATTCTCTGGGAAAGTGGCAACTAACACTTGTGTAACCTTTGTCATTTCCACACCCAGcctaaaaaaagaaatgcagTCTAGCTGATAGCTAAGAGCCCTCTGGTGTTTCAGTGCAAGTGTCATGGCAACATTCTTGAAGTTCTGGGCTTCACGTATAACCTTTTTGAAGAACTTGTGTTTTGCTTCAAAACGCATTGTCCAGACTTCAGTAAGTGGACCATGAACCCTAATCAGTTCAGCGTAGTGTTCAATGTAGTGGTGTTTCGGGTCGTAGTATATAGTCAGGGAAGGTTGACTGCAAAAGGTCCCTATGCTCTGCCACCTTGTACTCAAGTATATATAATGACTCTTCAGTAAAGTGAGGAGCCACAATCAATGCAACAATGTCCTTGAGGAGCATGAGTACTTCCCATGTGTTGTCACCCTCAGGAATTTTATGGCCAATCAGCAAAGGAAGAAGCTTAATTAGACACCAATTCTCATGGCCATTTCCCCCTATTGTTCCCTTGGTTGAGAAGCCCTTCGAAATCAGCTGAGGCTGATCAGTTTTGTCAGCAAATGTGTAAGGAAATGATCTGATAGCTTTAttcaacacatctagtgtgatGTATTTCTTTGCCATCAGGTCTTTGAGGCAAAGAGACAACTTCATTGGGACTACTCCTTCAAAGACATCGTGCAATATGTCAGGGGGATAACCACCAATGACATGAAAATGCTCCAAACGTGCAGTGAGTGGGAACTGTCCTCTCACACCTGTGTTTCTACATGAATTGGGATTGCGCAATGATTCTTGCACCTGGCTGTTGtgtgtatctctctctctgagtTGAAATGCACCAGATCTTACCTCTTGGTGTTGTGTGTCAGTCCTTGATGCCATGCAAAATCTACAAAATTTGTCCACAATGAAGCTTTCATAAAATCCTGCAAGAGAATGGGCACCAAGGTTATCTGCTGACACGTAAagcactgttcctttaacacttTTACCAAGATGCTCAATGTAAACCCCAtgttgttcaagagtggctAAATCACAAAGAAGTGGGTACAGAACTCTTTCATAACCACACTTTTTAACTGTTTCAGTGTTGCACAAGAGAGCAAGCTGAATTGAGTTTAGTGTGGATCTATATTTTCCATGCAAGTTTGCAATAACCCAGTAAAGTGCACACATCTTATGTTTTCTTTTAGATGTTCCTAAAGGGTTAGCCACTTCGAAATCATCTACGTACAGACCCAGAGCAATTGTGAATATATCGCAACTAAGAAGTGCATTCTTTCTAAAGCCTGAGCCATCGCTACATGTCCTATATTCATGTGGTTTATGTACTTGTTTTGACATAGCCTTATCcaaaatgtctttcttgttcAATAGTTTCTGTAGCATCTGTAAGAGAGGAACATATGCTACTGTTTTTATTCCTTTCTCAACTACAAACTCTACAGGCATTACCAGAGGAAAGTTTCGCATTACATATGACTTTCTTCTTTTACTGGTTGCAAGACATCCATTTTTTCACATGATTTGGACAATATGTCACTCTCTGCCACAGTCTCAACCACCTCTTTTACAATGGACTCATCTACATCTCCAAAGTGTTCTTGAAGAACAGCCTTTACGTTCTTTTGCAAAAGAGGCTGGGACAACTGAACTATTTGGCAAAGCTGCTGAATTACTTCCTGAACAGAGTTCTCTGGTATGTGAAAGATGgtgttcatttttaaaaaaagagcagctAAATTATATTCTAATTGTTGCTCTAAATCCTCAGATCGCGTGTTAGTTGCTTCTGAACTAAAATTATCTTGGCTCAATTCATCTGGAAACATCTCCTGAGTTTCAATTACACTGTCATTTTCATTCTCAGTACTCTCTATTCTTACTATTAACTCTGGTTTAAACATTCTCTCATTTTGATCTTGGTGATGTTTACTTCTGTGTGCACCAAATGTGGAAGATACACTGCTTTCAAAGCTACATCCTTGAAATGGACACTGAACTTTTTGGTGCTCTTTGAGATGTCTACGCCGAAGGTGGGCAAAATATTCAGTAATCTCACAGGGTTCAAGAAAATCACAAAGCTGGCAGCGAAACTTGGCTtcaattttctgttttttagttGGTGTATGAAGACGAGATAAGTGTATTTTAAGGCTATTGAAAGTCTTAAAAGTGCATAAACATTCCTGATATGGGCATGGAAATGGCTGGCTTCTTGCATAGCTCCCATGTTTAATTCTGTAATGCTTTAGCAAGTATCCCCTTTTGTCACAAGCAAATATGCAATACTTACATTTCCAGATCATCTTCTTGCTTTTCACTTCTTGGAatctgcaaagttacaaaaatacattagattatttattcattttttttgaaTAGCTGACAAGGCAAATTTACATCGTTTGATCTGTGATCTACTAAAGTACGATCtagctatttatttatctagCATGACATTGTAACCTTACGAGATA from Misgurnus anguillicaudatus chromosome 10, ASM2758022v2, whole genome shotgun sequence encodes the following:
- the LOC129419559 gene encoding sterile alpha motif domain-containing protein 3, translated to MASRTDTQHQEMALQETMTLRVILTEADIRKVTLTSKPDSVEDLISCLQNTLRLNYNFTLQFRDPDFDNELCNLSELSELPQKPTVKIIPVIELVSLSSGEMQESSDISSDTPSTADTVLTESPQEKRMPWPDIFLTPKFSVDVEYRLRQANLIYLKDGTHLKMTKELKHDILQKLAETIYSFKAYPTADNLRDVAKALVNSHPCLQEPGSPSGYCGWTNSLKDKMGNYRSKMRSLGHTDVMANAGKRGRFSTSSDPPNKNIKKPRKGEVNYLPNLPSGQDASSLEMFREQLVNEMKKKNPDAVFINQRMDMTLSLRRQDVVINKPPVSQIFQRWPALFRERQVYEEFNRVVGKNLKQEFYGSLDRHCPQLIQIFRSKRGLAGQILSNLLQDAKTSDLTDMRCVAIRGLPVLLGDDPTEFFKACFASDDGDSYQDVPVGLLSRENEDVALRPLSFHLHPSSVGIILEGNVVIDNLENIPQAMCLLFGLTYALHLNYPKCMANTFLFIQQVLLGLGKKELKGRILAVSNQLAM